The Paramormyrops kingsleyae isolate MSU_618 chromosome 23, PKINGS_0.4, whole genome shotgun sequence sequence CTTATGTGGATGGTGATTTCATTACTACTAAAACACTCCCGTATTCAAAAGCAGTGAAACATTATGTTTTGAATGATCTGCTACCCACAACAATTTTTATTAGACCAAATGAGAAAGACCATCATTTCACAATTCACGATAAACCAAATTCACAACttagaaaaataaattatatacactcacctaaaggattattaggaacaccatattaatacggtgtttgaccccctttcaccttcagaactggcttaattctacgtggcattgattcaacaaggtgctgtaagcattctttagaaatgttggcccatattgataggatagcatcttgcagttgatggagatttgtgggatgcacattcagggcacgaagctcccgttccaccacatcccaaagatgctctattgggttgagatctggtgactgtggggggcattttagtacagtgaactcattgtcatgttcaagaaaccaatttgaaatgattcgagctttgtgacatggtgcattatcctgctggaagtagccatcagaggatgggtacatggtggtcataaagggatggacatggtcagaaacaatgctcaggtaggccgtggcatttaaacgatgcccaattggcactaaggggcctaaagtgtgccaagaaacatcccccacaccattacaccaccaccaccagcctgcacagtggtaacaaggcatgatggatccatgttctcattctgtttacgccaaattctgactctaccatttgaatgtctcaacagaaatcgagactcatcagaccaggcaacatttttccagtcttcaactgtccaattttggtgagctcgtgcaaattgtagcctctttttcctatttgtagtggagatgagtggtacccggtggggtcttctgctgttgtagcccatccacctcaaggttgtgcgtgttgtggcttcacaaatgttttgctgcatacctcggttgtaacgagtggttatttcagtcaaagttgctcttctatcagcttgaatcagtcggcccattctcctctgacctctagcatcaacaaggtattttcgcccacaggactgccgcatactggatgtttttccctttgcacaccattctttgtaaaccctagaaatggttgtgcgtgaaaatcccagtaactgagcagattgtgaaatactcagaccggcccgtctggcaccaacaaccatgccacgctcaaaattgcttaaatcacctttctttcccattctgacattcagtttggagttcaggagattgtcttgaccaggaccacacccctaaatgcattgaagcaactgccatgtgattggttgattagataattgcattaatgagaaattgaacaggtgttcctaataatcctttaggtgagtgtataggtGTCACAGGGTGAGAATGGTAATAGTTGTTTGCTGACTGTGATTAGTGTTTTCACTAGGGTGATCCCCTATTTTTGGAGTGGTAAATGGAACAGAACAGTGAACAGGGAAGACATGGAACAAGGGACTGCGGAAAGGAGACTCAAGCGAAGCCAGGAGTGTAAATTCGTTGTGAGGCAGAAGACAGCGAGTTCTTTCAGGAAAGATCAGCGGATGCTGCGACTGTGAGAGTGTCTGCCCCAGTGTTCCTGTTTGTAGTGCTGTCTTGTAATGGTGTGATGATCCGTGTTGGGGGTAGGGTCCAGGCTAATTTTGTCGTAAAGACTTTAAAATACTGTGGTATGCCTTATTACCATAATACTGCCCAAGCCTTGACTAGTAACTTTAAAACTTCATAAAAGTTTACccatttcactacactgcttgAATTTGCAGTTGATAACCTTTTTGGGGACAGGAATCCTAGTGGAGGACCTGAAACATATGGGAGCACAGAATAAATTCAGTgatttgttaaaaatatcaGTTTCAACCGGAGCCAGTTAGAACAGTGCCTCAAGGTATGAGATGATACCTGGTCATAGTAATGAGCATCTTTAATTGCAGTTTAGCAGTGATCTTTCCTTCCCTCGTGGCACCTGTCACACATTGTCTGCACTTAGAGATTTCCTTTGTCACCACGTTTAATCAAAATGGAGTCTGGCTGATCACTCTCAGTTTTAGAAATGAGATCTGCCAGCATTTTAAAGGCTTTGCGCTCACAGGACTGGGGTGGAATGTAAATATTGACCAGTATGAATGAGGTAAACTCTCTTACAGAGTGAATCAGCTTACATTCAATAAAACCTGCCTCCAATTAAGGTGAACACGATTTTACCAAAACCGTGACCGATTCTCCACCTCCTCCTGGTAGGGCGATTCGTTAAGGAAGATCCAACCCATTAGGACCGTGTCAGCAAACTTGACAGCGGTGTGTATAAGTGCTCAAGCTTGCGGATGAGCTTGACGGGGATTATACAGAATTCACAGATGATAGCTGTGGTTTTATGATTTTGCGAATGCGACAGCCATTAAActcaattaaattaaattataaaattgTCTGTGTCCACTTATTCTGAACACAGTTCAGCAGGATGGTAGAGGTTTTAGTACTGAAAACAATGGCGCTTtcccactggcatacaggagcTGAGCCATACCAcaccaaaaaacaaacaggaaaaaccTTCAGTGAAACATTCCTGGGTAGAGACAGATAATATATTTAAAGAAATTAAGGATTAAATATGCAATTGTTTCCTGCTGGTTCTGCAATACATTACATTAAGAATCACAAACACATCTGTCCAGATTTGTTCTCTTTATTAGTCCATTTCAGacaaaatatttacattcaaaatgaaaattaatgcAATACGAATTTCTGTTTGTCTTTTTCATAATTTATTTTACTGATAAAGAAGTTTCATTTTATGAACATGGTAATCATATATTCAGCGATTTTCCACTTGTGTATATAACAACAGAATTTCATAATTACTTAAACAGTTCTGTATGTAAAACCACCAAAGCATAAGGTTTAGGGTTACATTACCTACAGCAACTAGACAAACTGAAAAAAGTTCATATCACATTAATTCTGAAAGAAACAAGTTCACACCTTCAGCAGAAAATTAAGTAACATACAAGAACAATGTATGAAAACCTTGTGAGAAATGCACTACATACTCAGaagcatttaaaatataattttccaCTCACTAAGTTACCAATAATCCTCACCTGAGTGCAACAATGTAACTCTGGGCAACAACAGCTAATTATAAAAGGTGCTTCCTATAATAATAAAGTGCTGGACAGTGACAGAGCAGAGCAGCTATAAGACAGCTGAGGTTTAACTGCTAATACAGTAACTTACAGAGAGAAATAAACCTGCATTAATGATCCTTCCTGACCATCAGTCAGTGATTCAGTTTCTGATTAAATTTATTCTGCTCCTCACAGTTTGAATCTCATGACTTGTTGATTGTAAAGCTGCTAAATGCTTAATAAAGAATAGACAGtatattgtatgtgtgtgtgtgtgtgtgtgtttgggggggggggggggggtatcaggTCTGCACATTCATCTTATCTTGTCTTTGTCTTCTGGCAGAGAAGGAGATGAACCTGAAACCAAAATCAGACCGAAATGAGAAGAAAACATCCTGAATGCAGCTGGAGGACAAATCAgacaaagcaaacaaacaaactcaaACACAAGTTCTAAATGCAAAGGTGTGCATGctcaattttaattaattaattttacacTGAATTACTTATGTccggcggggggtgggggggggttgggggggaggatCGGGACGGTTTAAATGTTTGCAGGATGGATGGGGGTAGATATCATCCCCACTCAGCACCCTGAAACAGACGCTCTGTCTGAaccaaaatataataaaattttcTCACCTGCAACTTGTATTTATCATCAGTTTAAGTTAAATAACATCAACATTAAAACAGACACGTTGTTGTGCGGCCACAATGCTAACACAGTTAGcctggttaaaaaaaatccacagaACATCAGAAGGCGGTAAACTAGTAGCTCTGGATGAATTAGACTAACAGAAACTCCCAGTGCGTATTTCACACTTTGATTATGACAATGCGCACAAGTATTTGTTAGTCAAAGTTATGTTTCAAAAAGATCTCACAGAAGGTGTTATTCACAGCTGAAGTACACAGTGTACCTAAAAGCTCGGCTGTCAAGCTGCTTTTTCACTAAGCACCATGTCCAACAATTTCCtgaggtacagtacagcacaTATATCGCTTATATAAGAAAATggaataaaaatttaaatgaatgtgcaTTTGGCAGTGTAAATACCATGTAAGGTATGTTCCATGGTAACAGGACTTACTGTGACATCATGGAGGGTGAACTCATGCTTTTGGTTGCTGTTGGCTGGAGTTCTCAGAATCAGTGTCAGATGCTACAGTGAAAAACCACAGATAAAGTCACAGGGTTTGGTTATATTCTATACATACGTACTAAAGGACTGCAGGCAATTTATTCAAGGTGATATTTCCACTTAAAtcaattttaaatttaaatgctcCTTATACATATATTCAGTCTTGGCAACAGCAATACAGAGTAACAATACTTACTGCCGGCTTTCCCATAGCCTGAAACACAGAGGGACACAGAGTCAGACACAGGCACTCAGACTCTGTGCATCATTCGTGTGTCAGAGGCCCCAGTATAATGACTGTGTGCAGTTACATGCTTTCAAACGTCACTTGTGTTTCTGTCTGGACGCCATtgttctctctgtctgtcggcTTTTCTGTTACctgtcctgctcctcctccacaaCACGACCCCAACGACGACAGCAACGAGAGCCAGAGCAGCAGCCACACAGCCGATGATGATGCCCCAGGAAACGCCTCCTAAAATAAGGTTAAAGCACCATGTTCACCCCTGACAGTGACGCCCATCAGCTGCTCTCTCTCATTACTGTGTCGCTGCTCCTCTTACCCTGATTGGTCCTTATGTTCTTCTCCTCCAGCAGCACAGCAATGTCATCCTGGAGGCTGTTGTGCTGCACGACACAGCTGTAGCTGTTCATCTTCCAGTCCTCAGGCTTCACCGTGAGTTTTGATGTGATCTGGAAAGTTCCGTCCCCGTTTGGCAGGGTCTCCCCCTCCTCCACATCGCTGTGCATGTCCACTCCATCTTTCCTCCAGGTCACCACGATTCCTCTGGGGAAGAAGCCGGTTGCGCGGCAGGTGACAGGAGAGGAGGGGTCCTTCTGCAGCAGAGACACCTCAGGGCGGACTTGGGGAGAAAGACAAAAACATCCATAAATAAAACGCTACACTTCATCACCAGCAATCTCTCCTGTAAATATATAATGTGATTAATATTCTACACAGTTTAGCTATAAGCCTGCATCAGGACAGGGACAGCTGTGCCCCCCCTGTATTTCTTAGTATTTATGCCAGGAAGGTGTTAATGATGTAGTATCATGTAAACCTGTCTTTGGAAGGTTGGCATCAGTTCTGgctgcattttaaaaaacaggCTAAATGTTTTGCCAGAAAAGTGGATTAAGGTGCCGCTTTGCCCTCCAGTGTGTTACAGCCTGACACTCAGTGTATCTGCTAAGCAGCACAGCCCCAGTCCCAGACCTGCTGTACTGTACCTGTCCTCTCCAGTGTGCTCTTCCCGTAGCTCACATACTTCTTCAGCCACTCAGTGCAGATCCCGGTGAAATAAACTTTTTCTTCTTCAAGACGATCTCTGTTACTGTCCCACTTTACTTTAGTAGGAACTGCCTGCTGCACTGGAGCCACAAAGCTCATGGTCTTGAAGTCCAATGCAATGAAGTCACTCCCATCATAACCATACTGGTCTTGACCACCTGTGGCCCCAGTTTCATCATCCCAGTCACAGCCGTACATCACCTGAAGTGTGTGGATACCTGAACAGAAAGAGGAGAGAATTAGCAGGCAGGTTTGATGCGGTTTCTAAcaatggcagtggcagctgatCATGGACCAATCAGAGGCTGGGTGGGGAATTCCTACATTTACACGGGGCCGGTGCTGAGGAGACAAACCCCTAAATGGTGTGAATTTGCATGCTGTGTGTCATGCAAAAATACCGGCAGCTTCTCTAAAGCAGACACTATGTCCTTGGTGCCACACAGCAGGAAGTCTACTGACCCCTGGGTTGAGCTTCTCTGACACTGAAGTGTGCCGAGACccaatcatttaaaataactgTGCATTCCATTAAATTCGGCTGAAGTACAATATGAAAACACTGATGTCATATTTCATTAGTGTAGAAATAAAAGCCTGTTCTTAGTAATACATAACATAATTCTCCTGTACTGAAAGTCATCAGAATTACATACAGTATCAAttcaaagaaataaacaaaaaatgtaatatacaaaatatactAAATTTCATAGTAAATCTGTGcgatgacaataaaaggcattctattctattctaaatgtaaaacatgtacatgcacacctTTGCCCTACAACAAAGCATGTATTGAGTGCTGTGGTGTTTTTATACATTTGATGTGAGCATAGTGTTCAGATAAGCAGTACGGGTGTAACAATTCTCCAAATCCGTGGTTCAGTTCAGACCTCGATTTCTGAGCCACGATCTGTTTCGTATCcagaatgtttgtttgtttttcatacaAAAAAATGGGAAGAAAAATTCTGGGCCTTAATGAATCACTAGCAATTTGGAACACTAAACCGAAGAACACTAACGAAAATGTTTAACATTACATAAAATAACtatgtaaacaaaaataaagtaaaaaataaaatgccatgCTTTACTGGATAACCAGAATGTTCCCGCACTGCTGACTGAATGTGACCAGGCCATCTCAGGGTTATTGTCCATCTTGATCTAATGAAACTAGCCAAGTTTTGGACCAAAATAGTCACGTCACACATGCAGCTGGAAGACAATAAAATACGTGTAGTGTAcaaaatttacaaaatatacaggTTTCCCTAATTTTAAACTGAATAGTAATTGATTTACATGTGTCATAGTGTTAATTCTGAAATGAAAAATTAGTTTTTAACATTTGTGACATAATGAGAGCTCAACAGGCTGCACCTGCAGCAGGGGATTTAGATGTTTATCGTGGTTCTGTCTTCCAGAACCGCAAACACAACATTCTGAATGTTTGTACTGCGGTCTGGATCAGGACTGCTACACCACTAACAAACATGTTACACTGTGGTAAACATGCACCACTTACCTTCTGTGTGATTGAAGAGCTTCTTTGCCACTGCAATGCTCTTTCTCATCTCACACTCTGCATCCCTGCTATACTGAATCTGCTGTTCCCAGTAATCAGCATGCACAGCCTTAGTCATCCAGTCCTGACGAGATGTCACGTTGCGTACTTTGCTGTCATAGTAATCGATGGGCTCCCCATTTACCAGCCCCACAGACACAAACTCTGGGAAGTCAGGTATCCCTGACGTGCCGGTGTAGACATACTGTAGGGAGTGCGTCACTGGGAAAACAAAATCATTACAAGTTATACGGCTGGGATCTCTCTACGTTTTTTGTattacagtatactgtattttCCTATAGTGGAATGCAATACAGGCTACAATGTGAATACAGTGATATCTGCTTGTAAATTAACACTTATTTAAAACTTGTGAAATCTGTCATGTTCCAGGTGTGCTGGTTGAAACTTGAAACTATCTAGCAACTTCCATCTAGTAATTCCGTACTATGAGGTAAAAACTACTTAATGCCGTTTTAAGTCTTGTCAGCAGTCTTAAAAAGGATTTATTCGTTAATGAAATGACTGGCTTTCGTTGACACTCTTAACCAGTTGCAAAATGTAACCACACGACGTCACTAGTTTCTAGGAATACATcaaataaggtaaaaaaaatgaaagtaagatttgatatatttttatttatttacactgAGTTTGTGGCTTTTGCGCTCTTTCTCTATGTCTAattatatgtgtttttttaatctatCAAGCCTGAGCTAACTACTGCTATAATTGTGTCTCTTAAACGTACTGTCATTTCACAGGACGCACTAAAAATGCGAGTAAGCTAACAGTACGGCTACATTCGCACAATCACGAGTGATCTGTAAGAGAAGGAGCTGGGTCTTTTGATATATAAATCATATCATACAAAACTAAAGTAAGaataattatgtttttattaatttattttgtgttagtaaATGCATGTTAACTGGGGTAAATATAACCAAATTAGTAAGATACCAAATAAAACATAGTACATCAATTCATATTCCAAACTCTATTCAAAGATAACCATGCAACAAGGCAAAAAGTCAATACATCTGAAGTTTTAAGGTATTAAGCAAGAGCGGTCAGCACAGCCTTTCCCGAGCTGAAGCCCAGGTGCCTCCGCTAAAATGGGGCCTCAATTGAAATTAATACAATTTGAACCCCCCACCAATGGCCAGTAACACAGTAATCACACGGCACATCTAAATATTATAgaacagtttttaaaaaatgcaaaacacaTGCTTAAAATCTTAGTAAGGAAATCAAACACCAGTGTTAGGCAAGACAGCATAATCCTTCGTCTCACTTTAGAATGGCATTTTAAAGCAAATGAATATTTATCAAAACGTACCTGCAAATGTGGAGtcaatgcaaaaaaatattagCGTGAAAAACACAACTTTCCACATGATGGTGGGATCGGGGGGGTTCCTGAAGCAGGGAATCAAACCCCCCATCAGTTTCCGTGCGTTGAACCGGGATACAATATAGACTTCACTGCGGGTTGTATTCTGGTTGCAGATCTTTcagagcaaaaaaataaataaaatataggcGGGGTGAGTACTTTTCCGCCAATAGCAATCAAGAGAGGACCTGACATCACAAATCTCTAGGACACCTAGAAATACAGAGGTTTCTATTCGAAACCAAAATTAATCTGACCCAAGATGTTCTGGGAAATTGGGTTTAATATATCATTGAGTTTAGCATTGCAAAGGATACATGTGGTTGTTTCAATACAATAGGCTACTCAAACACAGCATTAAATATATTGGTTTGATTTCATGCAtgcataaattatacattttgtATAGAGGTCATTGTTATCACTGTAATATGGAACAGAATTCCTGCCACCTTGAAATGCAAAGACGACTTCAGGATGCGCGGAAAAACAATCTATGCGACGTATTGTTTACAGTGCGCAGCACGCAGAAACCGTGCTATGTGGAAATGCTGTGCCCAGGAGCCTTTTCAGTGAGTGTCGTGAAGAGAACGTGACACATTGAAAAGCAAAACCCTCAGTTCCAGTGCTTTGCATCTTATTTAACTATAATTCAGAAAACACAATTAGAAGGCTTTACATTACACACAAACGAAGAAATCGTGtcaaaaaacaatgaaatgggGTGCTGTATCGGCTAATTTTTATCTTCGAAAATGACATGCTGAAATCGTGCCGTCACGAAATGCAATCACTGTTTAATCACTGCTCTCTAGCAAGCGGGTGGCATGAATTCTGCTCCATACCCAAGGCGCGCGGAAAACATTCGTTACTAACAAAGGTGCTCGACAAGAAGAATGGAATGgccagcgacatctgctggtcaaacagggaaacAACGGACAGATTTGGACAAGACAGGAACCGATCCCAACATTTATATTATCACCTTTTAATATCCAAATTAGAACAATTTCAAGGGGGCCCAAAATTTTTGAAGCATAATTAGTTTGGTCTGGGTTGTGGGCcaaatatgatatgctttcatggggcccaaaatgtcTAGCAACACCCCTGTTTATCATACACACAATCATAGACTGCACCACTGCATTGTGTTTGATGAAATATGCAATACAAAAGATGAAGAATCAAAttacaacataaaaataaatgacagttaaaataacactaaagataaaatgactgcaaaacagacaaaaaataaacaacattaTGTCAACTGTTGAAAAGATGTGCAATGACAGTGAGCTGGTTAACGTGTATAATGCTGCTCGTTAGCTGGGAGTCGTCCTTCAGGATACAAACAACCTGAGAGTAGGAGTCTTTCCTCAGTCTCTCCATTTCCTCCTTCAGGCTGTTGCACCGCCTCCCTGACTGCAGCATCTAGAAGATGCCGCTGTTGGTGTGGATAtggtcatttattatttttaattctttgTCGTTGCACTGATTCCTGTGGATGGCCTGCAGGTTTGGGAGATTACACCTGATAGTGCGTGCAGCTGAACACGCCACTCTGTGCAGGTCTGTGCCACCGCATGCTTGATGCAGCTACCAAACCAGGTGGTGATGCTCCTGGTCAGGATGCTCTCGGTGGTGTAGAATGCCTTCAGGAGCCTGTCTGAACTTCTTCAGCATCCTGAAATTGTGGAGGTGCTGAAGTGCTTTTTTAACAAGGGCGCTGCTGTGCGTTGTTCATGTCAGGTCCTCTGGGATGGGAACACCCAGGTATTTGAAGCTTGGGACCATCTCCACAGGAGCCTCTTTGATCATGAGTTGTACGGGTGTAATGCCTCATTTATTTACTCACAAAGTCTACCATCAGCTCTGCTTACTGATGTTCAGAATGAGATTCAGAATCACTTTATCACTTTATCATCAAGTATAACAGGATTGTTTTGTGTGTAGCACAGAACCCAGTTGTAAGATATCAGACACGTTACAAAAATATACTTATACAGTGCAGTTGCATACCAGGTACAATGTTATAAGATAACATTTATCAGCTGCATAGGTTAGTGTTTGGACCCAAGTACTTCACCATGCTGATGAGCTTGATTGGGATCATACAGAATTTACAGATGATAGTTGTGGTTTCATGAATTTGTAAATATGATAGCccattaaatgaaattaaattaattataaaattgtcTGTGCATGCTTGTACTGAACACAGTTCAGCAAGATGCTGGAGGTTTTAGTACTGAAAATAATCTTTGGTGGGAAAGGCGACCCAAGAGATTTATGTGCAGGAAAATACCCCGGAAAGGGTTTCCTATTAGCATTCCTTACAGGCGCTTTCTGGGCTCCAGGATCCTGTACTGCCTGTGGATGGCGAACTCAGGGGGGCGTCTCCAAGAGGTGTCACATGACAGGAGGTGTGGTCTAAGAGGCTGGAGAATATCACCAAGTTTAAATTGATATAACCGCTGAGATttattttcctatttttttCTGATCAGGCTCGACAGCTGTTTTAACTCATATTTCTTGTGATTTCTGAAGTAGTAATCGAAAGATTCTTTAGGGGTATGTTTGTATTTGAAGACACTAGACAAAATTGGCATTGTTTACTTATAATATTTTGTCATTTAACTGGTGCAATGAGTTGGCACCCTGGTTATTCCCCAACTTGTACCTGTAGCGtctaggataggctccggaccccggcaagcgggtatagaaaacagatggatgggtggatggatctttgttttttttttatttcacagtcTGTAATAGCTAATTATTTCATGCCAGTGATCTGTGCTAAAGCTTTAAAAATGCAGACCCAAGATCAGGGAATGATGCTATAGGCAGCGATTAAATATGctgatattttaatattattttaaataaaggaaTTACATATTTAActacatttaattattatttaattgcaATAAAGAATAAAGTGTTCGTATGAAAGTGAAtgctaattaaaataatatattaataagtAA is a genomic window containing:
- the LOC111856890 gene encoding class I histocompatibility antigen, F10 alpha chain-like, coding for MGGLIPCFRNPPDPTIMWKVVFFTLIFFCIDSTFAVTHSLQYVYTGTSGIPDFPEFVSVGLVNGEPIDYYDSKVRNVTSRQDWMTKAVHADYWEQQIQYSRDAECEMRKSIAVAKKLFNHTEGIHTLQVMYGCDWDDETGATGGQDQYGYDGSDFIALDFKTMSFVAPVQQAVPTKVKWDSNRDRLEEEKVYFTGICTEWLKKYVSYGKSTLERTVRPEVSLLQKDPSSPVTCRATGFFPRGIVVTWRKDGVDMHSDVEEGETLPNGDGTFQITSKLTVKPEDWKMNSYSCVVQHNSLQDDIAVLLEEKNIRTNQGGVSWGIIIGCVAAALALVAVVVGVVLWRRSRTGYGKAGTSDTDSENSSQQQPKA